One genomic region from Henningerozyma blattae CBS 6284 chromosome 2, complete genome encodes:
- the DNA2 gene encoding bifunctional ATP-dependent DNA helicase/ssDNA endodeoxyribonuclease DNA2 (similar to Saccharomyces cerevisiae DNA2 (YHR164C); ancestral locus Anc_5.75): protein MDPLKNRKDRLNKKRLNNNAIIPNERPESDSKKSKKLVTRPSKKYKFAPINNTGMRRPTDGVLKTISVAKIRNTSNKATNSLNSKNDLTLLEYPKPAIKAVKSQSDSDIKSTTISAADINKSKKISAHTHSLTDLSRPDFAPSQEVIWNYQPPEKDISLQEPILESDGENELLVNITTDVEESINGKVPSTPGVPQYLRGALNFSTIDFNKNQSSPPRVIQPEKDNKINELNSATDRSEFLKQSYRDIDDILGDIKDNFPIETSPPPITRLQSSPSRNKINIQEQVVKNKLSLSSDNCIDDDDDSLIDILTQMNTDNSNVKQTTMNSNIPKEEPNILSSSISSHKSAVQPNISAEPAYISKNVIADSTLQAEFQLDNNQSAKSHNFEENSAQIHKATLNLISKGNSIKNTELAKSKNCNSNLSVENIDMLDSDDSLEDSLIGFLEERPRTQRLQTIPTLLQSQPNDNNHMNTISSTNESPDVNSELSEFAKCAVERKGVVRLVIKSIKELQLPKIGLQKILTCIDKDNKTVPVIVRSPWVICDYAEKDVIHIIEGKNIMNKRLLSDDKDPKTGLINDNILILNPDLLLSATTIGTAIDCQRRAVIQSLFKDSGGEPSLPMTIGNIVHELIQEGIKHKIQNNSITTKYLQNNLTSLLENNKFSILICNSSIDEVRKEIETNHLKNVYEFLDKCIDTINKGEPIPVSGSSKTERMAISNIIDIEENIWSPMYGIKGFLDATVEIRNAAGKTIAPFEIKTGKLRNISHEAQGFVYTMLLNDRYELPIEFCLLYYSRDSHMTKYPKILNHLKHLILSRNIVSTYLKYQLNELTNSRQFRMQLPPLPHSSKCEKCPIKQQCMVLDKLLGDNEFTMNSSLKEDYSLITNHLLENEHKYRTFFQYYNDLITKEESSISSLNKEMFLLDSKTRESLSGKCLSQLTVTGWTKNSDRQESYLYTFARSNSDKEHNFLSSHLVENDMVIISDENGHFCLSQGIVQNITNSMITILVRRSLLNNKRDQTNGSIGSNSIQSVFSIPVTQEEALQTLNAVTYRIDKNEVHQSLAIARFNLLNLFLPPVDASEFIEDPTSRKVRLIKPSEGGDLNMRRILVDDIEPRFTPMEHKPLVRYDKSLLSHFNEDQLTAIDKVMRTEDYSLILGMPGTGKTTVIATIIQILVAAGKSVLLTSYTHSAVDNIILKLKNIKKSQLVRLGSPNKIHPKVLKFIPAYENSETFNEIMNDINDKSIVATTSLGIGHLLFSMREKDFDYVILDEASQISMPVALGPLRYGKKFIMVGDHYQLPPLVKNEVARLGGLAKSPFEILCEKHPNAVINLTFQYRMNKDIMKLSNFLIYENKLKCGSEKIANQKLDIHFNLNETSKDSLKKYQTNKKENNWIREILEPERRVVFLNYDNCLDIQETSLNDSISNDGEVAIIKNIIDGKMIYDNGSYDKNDDIGIMALYRGQLGKLKKRFDDEKYHGLEILTVDQFQGRDKDLVVISMVRSNERLQGGQLLKELRRVNVAMSRAKCKLIIIGSKSTIGSVVEIKSFIKLLENEGWIYDLPSNCLTTYNFAQNFETGLGNSITDSNGGTVMGRGVNVTKKGSKNITNTSNNSSVREPSDTANTSTTSSKDSGVILSASGMDDENFTRGEKEDNTSKQRYHPTKFKKSQTAIKNITSESKFVQDKAIIKQALTELKKTEFK from the coding sequence ATGGATcctttgaaaaatagaaaagacagacttaataaaaaaagattaaacaATAATGCTATAATACCAAATGAAAGGCCTGAATCTGATTCAAAAAAGAGCAAAAAACTAGTCACTAGACCttccaaaaaatataaatttgcaccaattaataatacgGGAATGAGACGCCCTACTGACGGAGtattaaaaacaatttcTGTGGCCAAAATACGAAATACCTCAAACAAAGCCACTAATTCTTTAAACTCTAAAAATGACCTTACCCTTCTAGAATACCCCAAACCAGCAATCAAAGCTGTTAAATCCCAGTCTGACTCTGACATAAAATCTACCACGATTTCAGCTGCggatataaataaatcaaagaaaatatcAGCACATACGCATTCTTTAACAGACCTAAGTCGTCCGGATTTTGCACCATCTCAAGAAGTGATTTGGAATTATCAACCACCAGAGAAAGACATTTCTTTGCAAGAACCTATTCTCGAGTCTGATGGGGAAAATGAATTGTTAGTTAATATTACTACTGATGTAGAAGAAAGTATAAATGGCAAGGTACCGTCTACTCCAGGTGTTCCTCAATATTTGAGAGGTGCATTAAATTTCTCTACcattgattttaataaaaaccaGTCATCTCCTCCTCGAGTAATACAACCTGAAAAAGATAACAAGATTAATGAACTGAACTCAGCAACTGACAGATCTgaatttttgaaacaatCTTATAGagatattgatgatatcTTGGGGGACataaaagataattttccaattgaGACTTCTCCACCACCGATCACTAGACTACAGTCTTCTCCatcaagaaataaaataaatattcaagaaCAAGttgtaaaaaataaattatcgTTAAGCTCTGATAATTGCATagatgacgatgatgatTCGCTAATTGATATACTTACCCAAATGAATACCGATAATTCTAATGTAAAACAGACTACTATGAATTCTAATATACCCAAAGAAGAACCAAATATTCTATCTAGTTCAATTTCTTCCCATAAAAGTGCCGTTCAACCAAATATATCTGCAGAACCAGcttatatttcaaaaaatgtCATTGCTGATTCTACATTACAAGCTGAGTTTCAGTTAGATAATAACCAATCTGCCAAGTCCCacaattttgaagaaaattcCGCACAAATTCACAAGGCAACccttaatttaatatcaaaaggtaattctattaaaaatactgAATTAgcaaaaagtaaaaattgCAATAGTAATTTATCagttgaaaatattgacaTGTTAGATTCCGATGATAGCTTAGAAGATTCTCTTATAGGGTTTTTAGAAGAACGACCTCGAACGCAAAGATTACAAACTATACCTACTCTTTTACAATCTCAACCGaatgataataatcataTGAATACAATTTCATCTACTAATGAATCCCCAGATGTCAACTCGGAACTATCCGAATTTGCAAAATGTGCTGTTGAAAGAAAAGGAGTAGTGCGACTTGTTattaaatctattaaagaattgCAGTTACCTAAAATAGGATTGCAGAAGATTCTCACTTGCAttgataaagataataaaacaGTTCCTGTAATTGTACGTAGTCCATGGGTAATCTGTGATTATGCGGAGAAAGATgttattcatattatagaaggaaaaaatataatgaataaaaGGTTATTATCTGATGATAAAGATCCAAAAACAGGTTTAATTAAcgataatattttaatactaAATCCTGATTTGCTTTTGTCAGCTACAACAATCGGCACTGCCATTGATTGTCAAAGAAGAGCTGTAATCCAATCGCTATTTAAAGATTCCGGCGGTGAGCCAAGCCTGCCTATGACTATCGGTAATATTGTTCATGAATTAATACAAGAAGGAATTAAGCATAAAATACagaataattcaataactacgaaatatttacaaaataaccTTACTTCATTactagaaaataataaattttcgATTCTTATATGTAATTCAAGCATTGATGAGGTcagaaaagaaattgaaaccAATCATCTTAAGAATGTTTATGAATTTTTAGACAAATGTATTGatacaataaataaaggCGAGCCTATTCCTGTATCCGGAAGCTCTAAAACAGAGCGTATGGCAATTTCAAacattattgatattgaagaaaatatttggtCTCCCATGTATGGCATTAAGGGATTTTTGGATGCAACAGTCGAAATACGCAATGCAGCAGGTAAGACAATTGCTccatttgaaattaaaactggtaaattaagaaatatatcgCATGAAGCACAGGGGTTTGTATATACGATGTTGTTGAATGATAGATATGAACTTCCTATTGAATTTTgtcttttatattattctCGTGATTCTCACATGACTAAATATCCAAAGATACTAAACCATTTAAAACATCTTATTCTATCCCGTAATATAGTGAGTACCTATTTAAAGtatcaattgaatgaaCTAACCAATAGTAGACAATTTAGAATGCAACTTCCACCTTTACCCCACAGTTCAAAGTGTGAAAAATGTCCTATTAAACAACAATGCATGGTACTTGATAAATTGCTTGgtgataatgaatttaccATGAACTCCTCTTTAAAAGAAgattattcattaataacaaATCATTTATTGGAAAATGAACACAAGTACAGAACCTTTTTTCAGtattataatgatttaattacTAAGGAAGAATCAAGTATAAGCTCCctaaataaagaaatgtTTTTACTGGATTCCAAAACCCGTGAATCTTTGAGCGGTAAATGTTTGTCACAGCTGACAGTAACGGGATGGACTAAAAATTCAGACAGGCAGGaatcatatttatatacatTTGCCCGATCTAATTCAGATAAAGAGCATAATTTTCTCTCTTCACATCTTGTAGAGAATGATATGGTAATTATTAGTGATGAAAATGGTCACTTTTGTCTTTCCCAAGGCATTGTTCAGAATATAACGAATTCAATGATTACAATATTGGTAAGAAGAtctcttttaaataataagagAGACCAAACCAATGGTAGTATTGGGTCAAATAGTATTCAAAGTGTTTTCTCGATCCCTGTTACTCAAGAAGAAGCCTTACAGACCTTGAATGCTGTAACATATAGAATTGACAAGAATGAAGTACATCAAAGCTTAGCTATAGCTCGTTTCAATTTacttaatttatttttacctCCTGTTGATGCTAGTGAATTTATCGAAGATCCCACTAGTAGGAAAGTTAGATTAATCAAACCAAGTGAAGGAGGTGATCTGAATATGAGAAGAATTCTAGTAGATGATATAGAACCTAGATTTACACCAATGGAACATAAGCCATTAGTTAGATATGATAAGTCTCTTTTATCTCATTTTAATGAAGACCAACTTACAGCTATTGATAAAGTAATGAGAACAGAGGACTATTCTTTAATTCTTGGGATGCCAGGTACAGGTAAAACTACTGTTATTGCTAcgataattcaaattttagtTGCTGCTGGAAAAAGTGTATTGCTGACATCCTATACTCATTCTGCAgtagataatattatattaaaattgaaaaacatCAAAAAATCGCAACTTGTTCGACTAGGTTCTCCTAATAAGATACATCCAAAAGTCTTGAAATTTATACCAGCTTATGAAAATTCGGAGActtttaatgaaataatgaatGATATAAATGACAAATCAATAGTTGCCACCACATCGCTAGGTATAGGGCATCTATTATTTTCGATGAGAGAAAAAGATTTTGATTATGTGATCCTTGACGAAGCAAGTCAAATATCTATGCCTGTTGCACTAGGTCCGTTACGTTATGGgaagaaatttattatgGTTGGCGATCATTATCAGTTACCTCCATTAGTTAAAAACGAAGTTGCAAGATTAGGTGGATTAGCCAAATCACCATTTGAGATTTTATGTGAGAAACATCCAAACGCCGTGATTAATTTGACATTTCAATATAGAATGAACAAAGacataatgaaattatctAACTTCTTAATATacgaaaataaattgaaatgtGGGTCTGAAAAAATTGCGAATCAAAAACTGGATATCCATTTCAACTTAAATGAAACTAGTAAAGATTCACTTAAAAAGTATCAAACCAAtaagaaagaaaataattggaTCAGAGAGATATTAGAACCTGAAAGAAGGgttgtatttttaaactaCGATAATTGTTTAGATATTCAAGAGACCAGTCTAAATGATAGCATCAGTAACGATGGGGAAGTCGCAAtcataaaaaatatcattgaCGGGAAAATGATTTATGACAATGGGAGTTACGATAAAAACGATGATATTGGTATCATGGCTCTTTATAGAGGACAATTAGGTAAGTTGAAGAAAAGATTTGACGATGAAAAATACCATGGACTGGAGATATTAACTGTAGACCAGTTTCAAGGGCGTGATAAAGATCTTGTTGTAATTTCGATGGTAAGATCTAACGAGCGATTGCAAGGTGgccaattattaaaagaactGAGAAGAGTAAATGTGGCGATGAGCCGAGCCAAATGTAAGTTAATTATAATTGGTAGTAAGAGCACAATAGGATCTGttgttgaaattaaaagcTTCATTAAACTATTAGAAAATGAGGGTTGGATATATGACTTACCATCCAATTGTTTGACCACTTATAATTTTGCCCAAAACTTTGAAACAGGATTAGGAAATAGCATCACCGATAGCAATGGCGGTACAGTTATGGGACGTGGTGTAAACGTTACTAAAAAAGGATCgaaaaatattaccaaTACTAGTAATAACAGTAGCGTAAGAGAGCCTAGTGATACTGCTAATACCTCAACAACAAGCTCAAAAGACAGTGGCGTCATTTTATCCGCATCAGGTATGGACGACGAGAATTTCACTCGAGGTGAGAAGGAAGACAATACATCTAAACAAAGATATCATCCTACAAAGTTTAAAAAGAGCCAAACAGCTATAAAGAATATCACCAGCGAATCAAAATTTGTCCAAGACAAGGCAATTATCAAGCAAGCGTTAACGGAGTTGAAAAAAACCgaattcaaatga